One stretch of Sulfuricystis multivorans DNA includes these proteins:
- the pgeF gene encoding peptidoglycan editing factor PgeF, with protein MPADFIVPDWPAPPHIHALVTTRAGGVSTGPYASFNLADHVGDDPEAVAENRHRLRAFLPTEPVWLEQVHGTRCIDAASVAVGCEADAAYSRIPGVVCAVLTADCLPVLLCDEAGTVVAAAHAGWRGLAAGVIEATVAAMNVPGERLLAWLGPAIGPQSFEVGGEVRGAFIAHDPAAASAFRAQANGKWLCDIYRLAALRLQALGVCRITSADFDTVRDAERFYSYRRDGVTGRMASLIWLGNPGLTPRAGGDARRTQRSD; from the coding sequence GTGCCGGCTGATTTCATCGTCCCCGACTGGCCGGCGCCACCGCACATCCATGCGCTCGTCACGACGCGCGCCGGCGGCGTCAGCACCGGGCCGTATGCGAGCTTCAACCTCGCCGACCACGTCGGCGACGATCCGGAGGCCGTCGCCGAAAACCGTCACAGGCTGCGCGCCTTTCTCCCTACCGAACCCGTCTGGCTCGAGCAGGTGCATGGCACGCGCTGCATCGATGCGGCAAGCGTCGCGGTCGGCTGCGAGGCCGACGCCGCCTATTCCCGCATCCCGGGCGTCGTCTGCGCCGTACTCACCGCGGACTGTCTGCCGGTGCTGCTGTGTGATGAAGCCGGCACGGTCGTCGCGGCGGCGCACGCCGGCTGGCGGGGCCTGGCCGCTGGGGTGATCGAAGCGACGGTCGCGGCGATGAACGTTCCTGGCGAGCGCCTGCTCGCCTGGCTCGGCCCAGCGATCGGCCCGCAGAGTTTCGAGGTCGGCGGCGAGGTGCGCGGCGCTTTCATCGCTCATGACCCGGCAGCCGCGAGCGCCTTCCGCGCGCAGGCGAACGGCAAATGGCTGTGCGATATCTACCGGCTCGCCGCCTTGCGCCTCCAAGCCCTGGGCGTGTGCCGTATCACCAGCGCCGACTTCGATACCGTCCGCGACGCAGAGCGTTTTTACTCGTATCGGCGTGACGGCGTCACCGGGCGGATGGCGAGCCTGATCTGGCTCGGAAACCCCGGCTTGACGCCGCGAGCGGGAGGGGATGCAAGACGCACGCAGCGCAGCGACTGA
- a CDS encoding outer membrane protein assembly factor BamD has product MRSLSLLVLFLLVLIGGCGLLPEQVDETAGWSANKLYAEAKSAMADGAYDKAVKYFEKLEARYPYGRYAQQAQIETAYAYYKQDEKALALAACDRFIRLHPNHPHVDYVYYLKGLINFNEDLGLLGYISMQDPSERDPKAAQESFAAFKELVTRFPDSKYAKDASLRMAYLVNALASHEVHVARYYLKRGAYVAAANRAQHAIKTYPDAPAIEEALFIMVKAYDALGMNDLRDDAERVMKKNFPNSEYFKRGLDKPEPWWKLW; this is encoded by the coding sequence ATGCGCAGTTTATCCCTGCTGGTCCTGTTCCTGCTCGTCCTCATCGGCGGCTGCGGCTTGCTGCCCGAACAGGTCGACGAGACGGCCGGCTGGTCGGCCAACAAGCTCTACGCCGAAGCCAAGAGCGCGATGGCGGACGGCGCCTACGATAAGGCCGTCAAGTATTTCGAGAAGCTCGAAGCGCGCTACCCTTACGGCCGCTATGCGCAGCAGGCGCAGATCGAAACCGCCTATGCCTATTACAAACAGGACGAGAAGGCGCTCGCCCTGGCCGCCTGCGACCGCTTCATCCGGCTGCATCCGAACCATCCCCATGTCGATTACGTCTATTACCTGAAAGGGCTGATCAATTTCAACGAGGATCTCGGCCTGCTCGGTTACATCAGCATGCAGGATCCGAGCGAACGCGATCCAAAGGCGGCACAGGAGTCCTTCGCGGCGTTCAAAGAGCTGGTCACCCGGTTCCCGGACAGCAAGTATGCCAAGGATGCGAGCCTGCGCATGGCCTATCTGGTCAATGCGCTCGCTTCGCATGAGGTGCATGTTGCGCGCTATTACCTGAAGCGCGGCGCCTATGTCGCCGCCGCCAACCGCGCGCAGCACGCGATCAAGACCTACCCCGACGCGCCGGCCATCGAGGAGGCGCTGTTCATCATGGTCAAGGCCTATGATGCGCTCGGCATGAACGATCTGCGCGACGACGCCGAACGGGTGATGAAGAAGAACTTCCCCAACAGCGAGTATTTCAAGCGCGGGCTCGACAAGCCCGAGCCGTGGTGGAAGCTCTGGTAA
- the phaC gene encoding class I poly(R)-hydroxyalkanoic acid synthase, whose amino-acid sequence MTTTIPPQENALLALQQEWRERHAALWQTMLQRDKQPPPTPMVQPEPGDRRFNHPAWRMSPIYDYLHQAYLLNAQYLKRAIELFPSPDTLARKRLQFATRQFVDALAPSNFAATNPEFIQKAIETHGESIRRGLANLIADMEKGRISMTDDSAFEVGRNLAITPGAVVYENELIQLIQYAPLTDTVAKRPFLIVPPCINKYYILDLQPENSFVRYVVEQGQTVFLISWRNPQADLGHLTWDDYLEKGPLAALEVVREISRVDEVNALGFCVGGTILASALAVAKARGDAGVTSLTLLTTLLDFTDTGEIGLFVDEQSVAQREATIGKGGLLTARELSSTFSALRANDLIWQYVVGNYLKGDKPAPFDLLYWNSDSTNLPGPFAAWYLRHLYLENSLRVPGKLEMCGVHADLGKVDMPHFILATREDHIVPWQSSYLGRKHLGGPSTFVLGASGHIAGVINPAAKNKRSHWVNDSNTPDAERWLAGATEVPGSWWSRWSEWLKQFAGGEVPARGRLGSKKHPPGEPAPGRYVKEKAL is encoded by the coding sequence ATGACGACGACCATCCCTCCCCAAGAGAACGCCCTGCTCGCGCTGCAACAGGAATGGCGCGAGCGCCATGCGGCGCTCTGGCAGACGATGCTCCAGCGCGACAAGCAACCCCCGCCCACCCCCATGGTGCAGCCCGAGCCCGGCGATCGGCGCTTCAACCACCCCGCCTGGCGGATGAGCCCGATCTACGATTATCTTCACCAGGCGTATCTGCTCAATGCCCAGTATCTGAAACGGGCGATCGAGCTGTTCCCCTCGCCCGATACGCTGGCGCGCAAACGCCTGCAGTTCGCCACCCGCCAGTTCGTCGATGCCCTCGCGCCGTCGAACTTCGCCGCCACCAATCCCGAATTCATCCAGAAGGCCATCGAGACCCATGGCGAAAGCATCCGGAGGGGCTTGGCGAATCTGATCGCCGACATGGAGAAGGGCCGCATCTCGATGACCGACGATTCGGCCTTCGAGGTCGGCCGCAATCTCGCCATCACCCCCGGCGCGGTCGTCTATGAGAACGAGCTGATCCAGCTGATCCAATACGCGCCGCTGACCGACACGGTGGCGAAACGGCCGTTTTTGATCGTGCCGCCCTGCATCAACAAATACTACATCCTCGACCTGCAGCCGGAGAATTCCTTCGTCCGCTACGTCGTGGAACAGGGGCAGACGGTATTCCTGATTTCCTGGCGCAACCCCCAGGCCGATCTCGGGCATCTCACCTGGGATGACTATCTCGAAAAAGGGCCGCTCGCGGCGCTCGAGGTGGTGCGAGAGATCTCGCGCGTCGACGAGGTCAATGCACTCGGCTTTTGCGTCGGCGGCACGATTTTGGCTTCCGCGCTGGCGGTGGCCAAAGCACGTGGCGACGCTGGCGTGACTTCGCTCACCTTGCTCACCACCTTGCTCGATTTCACCGACACCGGCGAGATCGGCCTGTTCGTCGATGAGCAGTCGGTCGCCCAGCGCGAGGCCACCATCGGCAAAGGCGGCCTGCTCACCGCGCGCGAGCTGTCATCGACCTTTTCGGCCTTGCGCGCCAACGATCTGATCTGGCAATACGTCGTCGGCAACTACCTGAAAGGCGACAAGCCGGCGCCCTTCGATCTGCTCTACTGGAATTCGGACTCGACCAATCTGCCCGGGCCGTTCGCCGCCTGGTATCTGCGTCACCTGTATCTGGAAAACAGCCTGCGCGTACCGGGCAAGCTCGAAATGTGCGGGGTTCATGCCGATCTCGGCAAGGTCGACATGCCGCATTTCATCCTCGCCACGCGCGAGGACCACATCGTCCCCTGGCAATCGTCTTATCTCGGCCGCAAGCATCTGGGCGGGCCGTCCACCTTCGTGCTCGGCGCTTCCGGCCACATCGCCGGCGTCATCAACCCGGCAGCGAAGAACAAGCGCAGCCACTGGGTGAACGACAGCAATACGCCGGATGCCGAACGCTGGCTGGCCGGCGCGACCGAAGTCCCCGGTAGTTGGTGGTCCCGCTGGTCTGAATGGCTCAAGCAGTTCGCCGGTGGTGAGGTCCCCGCCCGTGGCCGGCTGGGCAGCAAAAAACACCCACCCGGAGAGCCGGCGCCCGGGCGGTATGTCAAGGAAAAGGCGTTGTAA
- a CDS encoding FAD-binding oxidoreductase, giving the protein MLIDTLRAILGSAHVLTEAADIAPYCTDWRGRYSGQPLCVVRPANSEEVAAVVRACAAANVAVVPQGGNTGLCGGATPTGGEVVVSLTRLNRIRAIDPDNNTLIAEAGCTLAAVQEAAAAAGRLFPLSLAAEGTATIGGNLATNAGGVQVLRYGNARELCLGLEVVLPDGRIWNGLKALRKDNTGYDLKHLFIGSEGTLGLITAAVLKLFSPPRSIATAWVAVPQPAAAVALLTRLREQIGGRVTAFELIGRTALDLVLEHIPGSRDPLPVTSPWQVLIELTDTMATDLAEPLEAVLAGALDTGIALDAALAANETQVRALWALRENISEAQKREGLSIKHDISLPVSRIPEFINRCDAELEAAFPGVRIVCFGHLGDGNLHYNQSKPLAQDNADFIAQTPAVNRIVHDLVHALGGSISAEHGLGQLKREEILRYKSDVEMDMMRAIKRALDPRGLMNPGKVL; this is encoded by the coding sequence ATGCTGATCGACACTCTGCGCGCCATACTCGGCAGCGCCCATGTCCTCACCGAAGCCGCCGATATCGCCCCCTACTGCACCGACTGGCGCGGTCGCTACAGCGGCCAGCCGCTCTGTGTGGTGCGCCCAGCCAATAGCGAAGAAGTTGCCGCCGTGGTACGCGCCTGCGCCGCCGCCAATGTCGCCGTCGTGCCGCAAGGTGGCAATACCGGGCTGTGCGGCGGCGCGACGCCGACCGGAGGAGAAGTCGTCGTCAGCCTCACGCGCCTAAACCGCATCCGCGCCATCGATCCCGACAACAACACGCTGATCGCCGAGGCCGGCTGCACGCTCGCTGCCGTGCAGGAGGCCGCCGCCGCGGCAGGGCGCCTGTTTCCGCTCTCGCTCGCCGCGGAAGGCACGGCCACCATCGGCGGCAACCTCGCCACCAATGCCGGCGGCGTGCAGGTGCTGCGTTACGGCAACGCCCGCGAACTTTGTCTCGGCCTCGAAGTGGTGCTGCCAGACGGCCGCATCTGGAACGGCCTTAAGGCCTTGCGCAAGGACAACACCGGCTACGACCTGAAGCATCTCTTCATCGGTAGCGAGGGCACGCTGGGGCTGATCACCGCCGCAGTGCTGAAACTTTTCTCGCCGCCCCGGAGCATCGCCACGGCCTGGGTCGCCGTGCCACAGCCGGCCGCCGCAGTCGCCCTGCTCACCCGGCTGCGCGAGCAGATTGGGGGGCGCGTCACGGCCTTCGAGCTGATCGGCCGGACTGCGCTCGATCTCGTGCTCGAGCACATCCCCGGCAGCCGCGATCCCCTACCCGTCACATCACCGTGGCAAGTGCTGATCGAACTTACCGACACGATGGCCACCGATCTGGCCGAACCGTTAGAGGCCGTGCTGGCAGGTGCGCTCGACACCGGCATCGCGCTGGATGCCGCGCTCGCCGCCAATGAAACACAGGTGCGCGCCCTTTGGGCGCTGCGCGAGAACATTTCCGAGGCGCAAAAACGCGAAGGGCTCTCCATCAAGCACGACATCTCGCTGCCGGTCTCGCGCATTCCCGAATTCATCAACCGCTGCGATGCCGAGCTCGAAGCCGCTTTTCCCGGCGTGCGCATCGTCTGCTTCGGACACCTTGGCGACGGCAATCTGCACTACAACCAATCGAAACCGCTTGCCCAGGACAATGCCGACTTCATCGCCCAGACACCCGCGGTCAACCGCATCGTGCATGATCTCGTGCACGCGCTCGGCGGCTCGATTTCTGCCGAACACGGGCTGGGTCAGCTCAAGCGCGAGGAAATTTTGCGTTACAAGAGCGACGTGGAAATGGACATGATGCGCGCCATCAAACGAGCGCTCGATCCGCGCGGCCTGATGAATCCCGGCAAGGTTCTGTAA
- the phaR gene encoding polyhydroxyalkanoate synthesis repressor PhaR, translating into MAETTRLIKKYPNRRLYDTRTSSYITLADVKELVLKHEEFRVVDAKSGEDLTRNILLQIILEEEAGGAPMFTSDLLAQMIRFYGNAMQGMLGQYLENNIMAFTEMQKKLQEQVKHLYGDNATMSKDLWSQFLNFQGPVLASMMGAYVEQSQKMFQQMQENIQEQTKKLFGSFQMSGQTPKATAEKKK; encoded by the coding sequence ATGGCCGAAACGACCCGACTGATCAAGAAATACCCAAACCGCCGTCTTTATGACACCCGCACCAGCAGCTACATCACCCTGGCCGACGTCAAGGAGCTGGTGCTCAAACACGAAGAATTTCGCGTCGTCGACGCCAAGAGCGGCGAAGACCTGACGCGCAACATCTTGCTGCAGATCATCCTCGAAGAAGAAGCCGGCGGCGCACCGATGTTCACCTCCGATCTGCTCGCCCAGATGATCCGTTTCTATGGCAATGCGATGCAGGGTATGCTCGGCCAGTATCTGGAAAACAACATCATGGCCTTCACCGAGATGCAGAAGAAGCTTCAGGAACAGGTCAAGCACCTCTATGGCGACAATGCCACGATGAGCAAGGATCTCTGGTCGCAATTCCTCAACTTCCAGGGACCGGTGCTCGCGAGCATGATGGGCGCCTACGTCGAGCAAAGCCAGAAGATGTTCCAGCAGATGCAGGAAAACATCCAGGAGCAGACGAAGAAGCTATTTGGCAGCTTCCAGATGTCAGGCCAGACGCCGAAGGCGACGGCGGAAAAGAAAAAGTAA
- the rimO gene encoding 30S ribosomal protein S12 methylthiotransferase RimO, producing MASRKKARIPRIGFVSLGCPKAASDAELILTRLRAEGYEISGDHAGADLVIINTCGFIDPAIEESLDAIGEALEENGKVIVTGCLGAKGDVVRETYPQVLAVTGPHALQEVMDAVHAHLPPAHDPLVDLVPPQGIRLTPEHYAYLKISEGCNHRCSFCIIPSLRGDLVSRPIGEVLKEAETLAHAGVKELIVISQDTSAYGVDVRYRTGFVGGRPVKTRLYELCKELGELGMWIRLHYVYPYPNVDDLLPLMAAGKLLPYLDVPFQHASPRILKLMKRPGDVEKVLERIGAWRRAVPNLTIRSTFITGFPGETEAEFNELLDFLDAAQLDRVGAFAYSPVEGAAANQLPGALPEEVREERKLRLLRHQEDISTQRLEAKIGQTLTVLVDEIDEDGAIARTEGDAPDIDGLVYITDGHELAVGEFATVTITDCDVHDLYGQLSATLIKP from the coding sequence GTGGCGTCGAGAAAGAAGGCGCGCATACCGCGCATCGGTTTCGTTTCACTCGGCTGCCCGAAGGCCGCCTCGGATGCCGAATTGATCCTCACCCGCCTGCGCGCCGAGGGCTACGAAATCTCCGGCGACCATGCCGGGGCCGACCTGGTGATCATCAACACTTGTGGCTTCATCGACCCGGCGATCGAGGAGTCGCTCGATGCCATCGGCGAGGCGCTCGAAGAAAACGGCAAAGTGATCGTCACCGGTTGTCTGGGCGCGAAGGGCGACGTCGTGCGCGAAACCTATCCGCAGGTGCTCGCCGTCACGGGTCCGCATGCCTTGCAGGAGGTGATGGACGCGGTGCATGCCCATCTTCCCCCGGCGCACGATCCTCTCGTCGATCTGGTGCCGCCGCAGGGCATTCGCTTGACACCCGAGCATTACGCCTATCTGAAGATTTCCGAAGGCTGCAACCACCGTTGCAGCTTCTGCATCATCCCAAGCCTGCGTGGCGATCTCGTCTCGCGCCCCATCGGCGAAGTGCTCAAGGAAGCCGAGACGCTCGCCCATGCCGGCGTCAAGGAACTGATCGTCATCTCCCAGGATACCAGCGCCTATGGCGTCGATGTCCGCTATCGCACCGGCTTCGTCGGTGGCCGGCCGGTGAAGACGCGCCTGTATGAGCTCTGCAAGGAGCTGGGTGAACTCGGGATGTGGATCCGGCTGCACTACGTCTATCCCTATCCAAACGTCGATGACCTGCTGCCGCTGATGGCGGCGGGAAAGCTCCTCCCCTACCTGGACGTACCCTTCCAGCATGCCAGCCCGAGAATCCTCAAACTGATGAAGCGGCCCGGCGACGTGGAGAAGGTGCTCGAGCGCATCGGTGCCTGGCGCCGCGCCGTGCCGAATCTCACCATCCGCTCGACCTTCATCACCGGGTTCCCCGGCGAAACCGAAGCCGAGTTCAACGAGCTGCTCGATTTCCTCGACGCCGCACAACTCGATCGCGTCGGCGCCTTCGCCTACTCGCCGGTCGAGGGCGCGGCGGCAAACCAGCTGCCTGGTGCGCTGCCGGAAGAAGTGCGCGAGGAGCGCAAGCTGCGCCTGCTGCGCCATCAGGAAGACATCTCGACGCAGCGGCTGGAAGCAAAGATCGGTCAGACCCTCACGGTGCTGGTCGACGAGATCGACGAGGATGGCGCGATCGCGCGCACCGAGGGCGATGCGCCCGACATCGACGGCCTGGTCTACATCACCGATGGCCACGAACTGGCGGTCGGCGAATTCGCCACGGTGACGATCACCGATTGCGACGTGCACGACCTCTATGGCCAACTGAGCGCCACTTTGATCAAGCCATGA
- a CDS encoding Tim44 domain-containing protein, with protein MKILSLFAAAVLTVGLGLVAHDAEAKRLGGGRPLGMQRQIEAPRPVTPPTAAPAPAPTNAAPAKSAAPAAGSAPARSSWMGPLAGLAAGIGLAALASHFGFGEELASLMLIILVVMAVLAVVGLVMRKRALAQQPALAGVGGMRNLAQEPVMDSGHSAASPVSAALSNEPAARGKIPADFDVAGFVRSAKVHFIRLQAANDAGNLDDIRAFTTPEMFAELKMDIAERGKVAQETDVLNVDAEVLEVVEEGDRYVASVRFVGQIREEKNGPVENVDEIWHLIKPRDGKGGWLLAGIQPRLSIGTRAGFEGEGEQVCVPATSQ; from the coding sequence ATGAAAATCCTTTCTCTGTTTGCTGCCGCCGTGTTGACCGTGGGTCTTGGCCTGGTCGCCCATGATGCCGAAGCCAAACGGCTCGGCGGCGGCCGCCCGCTTGGCATGCAGCGTCAGATCGAGGCGCCTCGGCCGGTCACACCGCCGACCGCGGCACCTGCCCCCGCACCGACCAATGCCGCTCCCGCCAAGAGCGCGGCGCCGGCAGCTGGCTCCGCGCCGGCGCGTTCCTCCTGGATGGGGCCGCTCGCCGGGCTGGCCGCCGGCATCGGTCTGGCGGCGCTGGCTTCCCATTTCGGCTTTGGCGAGGAACTCGCCTCGCTGATGTTGATCATTCTGGTGGTCATGGCCGTCCTTGCCGTCGTCGGCTTGGTCATGCGCAAGCGAGCCCTGGCGCAACAGCCAGCCCTGGCCGGCGTGGGTGGCATGCGCAACCTCGCGCAGGAACCGGTCATGGACTCTGGCCATTCCGCTGCTTCGCCCGTTTCCGCTGCGCTCTCGAACGAGCCAGCGGCCCGCGGCAAGATTCCGGCCGATTTCGATGTCGCCGGCTTCGTGCGCAGCGCCAAGGTGCATTTCATCCGCCTGCAAGCTGCCAACGATGCCGGCAATCTCGATGACATCCGCGCCTTCACGACGCCGGAGATGTTCGCCGAGTTGAAGATGGACATCGCCGAACGCGGCAAGGTAGCACAGGAAACCGATGTACTGAATGTCGACGCCGAGGTGCTCGAGGTCGTCGAGGAAGGCGATCGCTATGTCGCCAGCGTGCGGTTTGTCGGCCAGATCCGCGAAGAGAAAAACGGCCCGGTCGAGAACGTCGATGAAATCTGGCATCTCATCAAGCCGCGCGATGGCAAGGGTGGCTGGCTGTTGGCGGGGATTCAACCCAGATTGTCCATTGGAACGCGAGCGGGTTTCGAAGGCGAGGGCGAGCAGGTTTGCGTCCCCGCGACGAGCCAATAA
- the rssA gene encoding patatin-like phospholipase RssA, with the protein MKRKIGLALGSGSARGWAHIGVIRALHEAGIVPDIVCGCSIGALVGAAYADGDIDALERWVSGLRWQDVVGLLDPSFTGGLIKGDKLIAFFERHFVDKDFSALPLPFACVATELATGREIWLKEGSVAAAVRASIALPGLFAPVNLAGRLLVDGGLVNPVPVSLCRALGAEIVIAVDLGSDLVGRSLKRNIAAKGGAAMGWTDALLKSLGLKRDEAAPSLAAVMATSINIMQVRIARSRLAGEPADALIAPRLAHLALMDFHRASDAIAEGAAAVKRMLPAIEIALSQ; encoded by the coding sequence ATGAAACGCAAGATCGGCCTGGCGCTTGGCAGCGGCTCGGCTCGTGGCTGGGCGCACATCGGCGTGATACGCGCCCTGCATGAGGCGGGCATCGTGCCGGATATCGTCTGCGGCTGCTCGATCGGCGCGTTGGTGGGCGCCGCGTATGCCGACGGCGACATCGACGCCTTGGAACGCTGGGTGAGCGGCCTGCGCTGGCAGGACGTGGTCGGATTGCTCGACCCCAGCTTCACGGGCGGTCTGATCAAAGGCGACAAACTGATCGCCTTCTTCGAGCGGCATTTCGTCGACAAAGACTTCTCCGCGCTGCCCCTGCCCTTCGCCTGCGTGGCGACGGAACTCGCCACCGGGCGGGAAATCTGGCTGAAGGAGGGTTCGGTGGCCGCCGCCGTGCGCGCCTCGATTGCCTTGCCGGGTTTGTTTGCACCAGTCAATCTCGCTGGACGGCTCCTCGTCGATGGCGGGCTCGTCAATCCGGTGCCGGTGTCCCTGTGCCGGGCGCTCGGCGCCGAAATCGTCATCGCGGTCGACCTCGGCTCCGACCTCGTCGGACGTTCCCTCAAGCGCAATATCGCAGCCAAGGGTGGCGCCGCTATGGGTTGGACCGACGCCCTGCTGAAGAGTCTCGGCCTCAAGCGCGACGAGGCAGCGCCTTCTCTTGCCGCCGTGATGGCCACGAGCATCAACATCATGCAGGTGCGCATCGCCCGCAGCCGGCTGGCCGGCGAACCGGCGGACGCGCTGATCGCCCCGCGGCTGGCGCATCTCGCCCTGATGGACTTTCATCGCGCCAGCGACGCCATCGCCGAAGGCGCAGCCGCCGTCAAACGCATGCTGCCCGCGATCGAGATTGCCCTCAGCCAATGA
- the nhaR gene encoding transcriptional activator NhaR has product MASLNFKHLRYFWMVAKAGSIARASERLHLTPQSISGQLREFEEALGVQLLRRAGRGLELTEAGQRILGYAEQIFSLGEEMLAVLRDATQAQSITFRVGIADSVPKMVAYRLVEPSLGLDEPVKLICREGSLTNLLGELAVHRLDMVIADRPIPENLHVRAYTHFLGASGVSILGARRLVEKSSPSFPQGLDGASFLMPGAEVALHARLLRWFEAERLQPHIVGEFDDSALMLAFGQAGAGFFAAPTAIERQLVRQHDLVVVGRIESVRDQIYAITNERKLSHPLVAAICRFAQHDIFGVATAAAPRKVRKPHHQDNSNH; this is encoded by the coding sequence GTGGCGAGCCTGAATTTCAAGCATTTGCGCTACTTCTGGATGGTCGCCAAGGCCGGCAGCATCGCCCGTGCCAGTGAGCGATTGCATCTGACACCGCAGTCGATCAGCGGGCAGCTCCGGGAATTCGAGGAGGCGCTGGGCGTGCAGTTGTTGCGCCGTGCCGGCCGTGGTCTGGAGCTCACCGAAGCCGGCCAGCGCATTCTCGGCTATGCCGAACAGATCTTTTCGCTCGGCGAAGAAATGCTCGCCGTGCTGCGCGATGCGACACAGGCGCAGAGCATCACCTTCCGTGTCGGCATCGCCGATTCGGTGCCCAAAATGGTCGCCTACCGCCTCGTGGAACCGTCGCTGGGCCTCGACGAACCGGTGAAGCTGATCTGCCGCGAGGGAAGTTTGACGAACTTGCTTGGCGAACTGGCCGTGCACCGCCTCGACATGGTGATCGCCGACCGGCCGATACCGGAGAATCTCCATGTGCGAGCCTATACTCATTTCCTCGGCGCGAGCGGAGTGAGCATCCTCGGGGCGAGGAGATTGGTAGAGAAATCTTCGCCGAGCTTCCCGCAAGGGCTCGATGGGGCATCGTTCCTCATGCCTGGGGCGGAGGTCGCGCTGCACGCGCGGCTATTGCGCTGGTTCGAAGCCGAGCGCCTCCAGCCGCACATCGTCGGTGAATTCGACGACAGTGCGCTGATGTTGGCCTTCGGTCAGGCGGGAGCGGGGTTTTTCGCCGCGCCGACGGCGATCGAGCGGCAGCTCGTGCGCCAGCACGATCTCGTCGTCGTCGGCCGCATCGAGAGCGTGCGCGATCAGATTTATGCGATTACCAACGAACGCAAGCTCAGCCATCCGCTCGTGGCGGCGATCTGTCGCTTCGCCCAGCACGACATTTTCGGCGTTGCCACCGCGGCAGCGCCGCGCAAGGTGCGCAAGCCCCATCATCAGGATAATTCGAATCATTGA
- the rluD gene encoding 23S rRNA pseudouridine(1911/1915/1917) synthase RluD, which yields MSPVDYSEITLPTDCAGLRLDAALARLFPEHSRSRLQAWLKSGAIRVDGLPADAKRKVHGGETIRLAVLPAPTLEHAAEDIPLPIIYEDDSLIVIDKPAGLVVHPGNGNERGTLMNALLHHAPELAEVPRAGIVHRLDKDTSGLMVVAKTLAAQTHLVRALAARQVKRHYLALVHGRVEAEGCVDAPIGRHPTQRIKMAVVKQGGKAARTHYAVRERLKRATLLECRLETGRTHQIRVHMASIGHPLVGDPVYGKKKSGDALLDSFGRQALHAFRLALAHPAAGTEMTWESPLPADFTALLEALRAG from the coding sequence ATGAGTCCGGTCGATTATAGCGAAATCACCCTACCCACCGACTGCGCGGGCCTGCGGCTCGACGCGGCGCTGGCGCGACTGTTTCCGGAACATTCGCGCAGCCGCTTGCAAGCCTGGTTAAAAAGTGGTGCGATTCGCGTCGATGGCCTGCCTGCCGATGCCAAACGCAAGGTGCATGGCGGCGAGACGATCCGCCTTGCCGTTTTGCCAGCGCCGACTTTGGAACATGCGGCCGAAGACATCCCGCTGCCCATCATTTACGAGGACGACAGCCTGATCGTCATCGACAAGCCCGCGGGCCTGGTCGTCCATCCCGGCAACGGCAACGAGCGTGGCACCTTGATGAACGCGCTGCTGCATCATGCGCCGGAACTCGCCGAAGTGCCGCGCGCCGGCATCGTCCATCGGCTCGACAAGGACACCTCCGGCCTGATGGTCGTCGCCAAGACCCTCGCGGCGCAAACCCATCTCGTCCGCGCGCTGGCTGCGCGCCAAGTGAAGCGCCATTACCTCGCGCTGGTCCATGGCCGCGTCGAGGCGGAAGGCTGCGTCGATGCGCCGATCGGTCGCCATCCAACACAGCGGATCAAGATGGCAGTGGTGAAACAGGGTGGCAAGGCGGCACGCACGCATTACGCGGTGCGCGAACGCCTCAAGCGCGCAACGCTGCTCGAATGCCGGCTGGAGACCGGCCGCACGCACCAGATCCGCGTGCATATGGCCAGCATTGGCCACCCGCTGGTCGGCGATCCGGTCTATGGCAAAAAGAAAAGCGGCGATGCGCTGCTCGACAGCTTTGGCCGTCAGGCGCTGCACGCCTTCCGGCTCGCGCTCGCACATCCCGCCGCCGGCACCGAGATGACGTGGGAATCACCACTACCGGCGGACTTCACCGCCCTGCTGGAGGCGCTGCGTGCCGGCTGA